From Flavobacterium sp. 102, a single genomic window includes:
- a CDS encoding YopX family protein produces MDTIKFRGKRIDNGQWVEGHYFVTPLTDENSGTQPDAGWFFLTGDKRHCISNNGVVFVVHENTVSQFINISDKKGKEVFEKDIIQTPNGDWGMIKYDGIGFGVTVSETHTCYYTVDFITNSEVVANIDDNPDFFKTH; encoded by the coding sequence ATGGATACAATAAAATTTAGAGGTAAACGAATTGACAATGGCCAGTGGGTTGAAGGTCATTATTTTGTTACACCATTGACAGATGAAAATTCAGGAACTCAACCTGATGCCGGATGGTTTTTCCTAACAGGTGATAAAAGACATTGCATTTCGAATAATGGAGTTGTTTTTGTAGTTCATGAAAATACTGTAAGTCAATTTATCAATATAAGTGACAAAAAAGGCAAAGAAGTATTTGAAAAAGATATCATCCAAACACCAAATGGTGATTGGGGAATGATAAAATATGATGGCATTGGTTTTGGAGTTACAGTTTCCGAAACACATACATGCTATTATACAGTGGATTTTATTACTAATTCGGAAGTCGTGGCCAACATTGACGATAACCCGGATTTCTTTAAAACTCATTGA